Proteins encoded in a region of the Gammaproteobacteria bacterium genome:
- the flgC gene encoding flagellar basal body rod protein FlgC: AQSVRLNTVASNMANAQTVSTTAEDAYRARQPVFAALLGEAGRARAAVQGVRVAAVVESDAAVEQRFMPENPMADEQGYVYLSNVNMVEEMTNMISASRSFQSNVEVMNTSKELLLRTLSLGQ, from the coding sequence GCCCAGTCCGTGCGCCTCAATACCGTGGCCAGCAATATGGCCAATGCGCAAACGGTCAGCACCACGGCCGAAGACGCTTATCGGGCCAGACAACCGGTGTTCGCGGCCCTGCTGGGCGAAGCCGGCCGGGCCCGGGCCGCGGTCCAGGGGGTCCGGGTGGCGGCGGTGGTGGAAAGCGATGCCGCCGTGGAACAGCGTTTCATGCCGGAAAACCCCATGGCGGACGAGCAGGGTTACGTCTACCTGTCCAATGTCAACATGGTGGAGGAGATGACTAATATGATTTCCGCCTCGCGCAGCTTCCAGAGCAATGTGGAAGTGATGAACACCTCAAAAGAGCTGCTGTTGCGCACCTTGAGTCTGGGTCAATAA
- a CDS encoding flagellar hook assembly protein FlgD, giving the protein MSHVDDVSLMNDLGLSRPKPERKKDELGQEDFLKLLTTQLSNQDPFKPMENGDFLAQIAQFASVSGIQDLQNSLAELSTALTGNQGLQAADMVGRRVISEGSRVMFDGVDSVGAAVELPASSQQVTVGVYSSSGELVRTLSFGAQGAGVMEFQWDGLSEEGQAVPPGRYELRAEALYDGQRTALSTRVASRVASVTLGEGGRSVSLNLDSGESLAMKDVKAIL; this is encoded by the coding sequence GTGAGCCATGTTGATGATGTTTCCCTGATGAATGATCTGGGCTTGTCCCGTCCCAAGCCGGAGCGCAAGAAAGATGAACTGGGCCAGGAGGATTTTCTCAAGCTGCTGACCACCCAGCTCAGCAACCAGGATCCCTTCAAGCCCATGGAGAACGGTGATTTCCTGGCCCAGATCGCCCAGTTCGCCTCCGTGTCCGGCATACAGGATTTGCAAAACTCCCTTGCCGAATTGTCCACCGCCCTGACCGGCAACCAGGGTTTGCAGGCCGCCGATATGGTGGGCAGGCGGGTTATCAGCGAAGGGTCGCGGGTTATGTTTGATGGTGTGGACAGCGTGGGCGCCGCCGTGGAACTTCCCGCCAGCAGCCAGCAAGTGACCGTGGGCGTCTATTCCTCCAGCGGCGAACTGGTGCGTACCTTGTCCTTTGGCGCTCAGGGCGCCGGGGTGATGGAATTTCAATGGGATGGTTTGTCCGAGGAGGGCCAGGCGGTGCCGCCGGGCCGCTACGAGCTTCGCGCCGAAGCCCTGTACGACGGGCAGCGCACGGCCTTGTCCACCCGCGTCGCTTCCCGCGTTGCCAGCGTCACCCTGGGCGAGGGCGGGCGGTCCGTCAGTCTTAACCTGGACAGCGGTGAAAGCCTGGCGATGAAAGACGTAAAGGCCATTTTGTAA